TACCGACGAGTACAGTCGTGAGATTATTTTGAGTCATGTAGCGTCGGTACTCATGTATGCTCAACGGTATTACAAGAGGCAGTTTATCAATAGAGCAGAGGTAACGGGCAAAACTGCCACGAAGTTTACAGATTTATTAAAAACATATTTCAAAAGTGGAGAATTGCAAGAAAATGGGCTACCATCCGTCAACAAACTGGCGGAGCAACTGTATCTTTCTCCACGCTATTTAAGTGATTTACTGAAACAAGAAACGGGCAAAACCGCCATGGAGTTAATTCATATTTCGCTTATTTCAGAAGCTAAAAATCTTTTACAAGTTGCAGAGCAAGGCGTTGCCGAAATAGCTTATGAATTGGGTTTTGAAAGTCCATCTTATTTTACCAGATTATTCAAAAAGCAGACAGGAATGACGCCTGTTGAATTTAGGAAAATGAGTTTTAATCTCAATTAATTTAACTATGCGGTTGGT
The Flectobacillus major DSM 103 DNA segment above includes these coding regions:
- a CDS encoding helix-turn-helix domain-containing protein; protein product: MKHYKTLSELHRSNGWAMPEHPLFSVVGCQSNCPLGDREFTSDCYMIGFKKIKSGVILYGRTPYDHTNGSMIFVKPRQIIEMKNLQFEEKGFMLLVHEDYLNGHELHQSIEKYGYFDYETNEALHLSPKEEAIMWELHDKIKGEYLNNTDEYSREIILSHVASVLMYAQRYYKRQFINRAEVTGKTATKFTDLLKTYFKSGELQENGLPSVNKLAEQLYLSPRYLSDLLKQETGKTAMELIHISLISEAKNLLQVAEQGVAEIAYELGFESPSYFTRLFKKQTGMTPVEFRKMSFNLN